One window from the genome of Desulfobotulus pelophilus encodes:
- the ispH gene encoding 4-hydroxy-3-methylbut-2-enyl diphosphate reductase — translation MHIQIAKTAGFCMGVRRAVDMAIDAANKNEGPICTYGPLIHNPQVLDILKEKGIPTLSHIPEKGEGTVIIRAHGIPPATRQQLTEAGFHVMDATCPRVIRVQTIIRKHAESGHHVIIAGDEDHPEVVGLLGYGGDRGHVINTVQQLEALPIFEKAILVAQTTQNTMFYETIHQWALHNAPHYKMFNTICDSTEKRQTETMALAKGVDLVIVVGGKNSGNTQRLAEVATEAGATSLHIESARELDTSILTGKNSIGITAGASTPNWILRQVVSTLEKKSMENSRNRAHGWIKRIQLFLLSSNIYLAMGAAAVSYAASMLQGFPHEMRYSFIAAAYILSMQIFNNLTGIPSDRYNNPERASLYEKGRLFFFILASTAGLAGLYAAFQSGLLPFFLLFFMSLAGSLYNTPLLPPSLSPGGIRSLKDIPGSKTILIAIAWGVLCVILPSVGIRGVLDFASLGAFVFITILVFVRTAFFDILAIQGDRIVGKETLPILLGEQASHRLLTRMLTAIFVGIFLLTPTPLFPCNAFILALPPFVLIWMLRAEAKGRITADTRLAFHIESLLIFTGILAAIGLQLG, via the coding sequence ATGCATATCCAAATTGCAAAAACCGCAGGTTTCTGTATGGGTGTCCGTAGGGCGGTTGACATGGCCATAGATGCCGCCAACAAAAATGAAGGGCCCATCTGCACCTACGGCCCCCTCATCCACAATCCCCAGGTATTGGACATTCTGAAGGAAAAAGGGATACCAACCCTCTCCCACATCCCAGAGAAAGGCGAAGGCACTGTCATCATACGGGCCCACGGGATTCCACCCGCCACCCGGCAGCAACTGACAGAAGCAGGCTTTCATGTCATGGATGCTACCTGCCCCCGTGTCATACGGGTACAGACCATCATCCGGAAGCATGCAGAATCCGGGCATCACGTCATTATTGCAGGAGATGAGGATCACCCTGAAGTCGTGGGACTGCTGGGGTATGGAGGTGACAGGGGCCATGTAATCAACACCGTCCAGCAGCTTGAAGCCCTGCCCATATTTGAAAAAGCCATTCTCGTTGCCCAGACAACCCAGAATACAATGTTTTATGAAACAATTCATCAGTGGGCTCTCCACAATGCCCCCCACTACAAAATGTTCAATACCATCTGCGATTCCACGGAAAAACGACAGACAGAAACCATGGCTCTGGCAAAGGGGGTGGATCTTGTCATTGTTGTAGGCGGAAAAAATTCCGGTAACACACAAAGACTGGCTGAAGTGGCAACAGAAGCGGGAGCAACCAGCCTTCACATAGAATCAGCCAGGGAACTGGATACATCCATTCTCACCGGGAAAAACAGCATCGGTATCACAGCCGGAGCATCCACACCCAACTGGATTCTGCGCCAGGTTGTCAGCACCCTTGAAAAAAAATCCATGGAAAACAGCCGGAACCGTGCCCATGGATGGATCAAAAGAATACAGCTTTTTCTTCTCAGCAGTAATATCTATCTGGCTATGGGAGCAGCGGCTGTCAGCTATGCTGCCAGCATGCTTCAGGGCTTTCCCCATGAAATGCGCTATTCTTTCATAGCCGCAGCCTATATCCTGTCCATGCAAATCTTCAACAACCTCACAGGAATCCCCTCGGATCGTTACAATAATCCGGAAAGAGCCAGCCTTTATGAAAAAGGCCGACTCTTTTTCTTTATTCTTGCAAGTACGGCAGGGCTGGCCGGACTTTATGCCGCATTTCAGTCCGGTCTTCTGCCTTTTTTCCTTCTTTTTTTTATGTCTCTCGCAGGCAGCCTTTACAATACTCCCCTGCTGCCCCCATCCCTCTCGCCCGGAGGTATCCGAAGCCTTAAGGATATACCGGGATCAAAAACTATTTTAATTGCCATTGCATGGGGTGTTCTGTGCGTCATCCTGCCCAGTGTCGGCATACGGGGCGTTCTGGACTTTGCCTCTCTGGGAGCCTTTGTTTTCATAACCATTCTCGTTTTTGTGCGTACGGCCTTCTTTGATATTCTGGCCATTCAGGGAGACCGCATTGTCGGCAAGGAAACCCTGCCCATTCTTCTGGGAGAACAGGCCAGCCACCGTCTGCTTACGCGTATGCTTACGGCCATTTTTGTGGGCATCTTTCTCCTTACTCCCACACCTCTTTTTCCATGCAATGCCTTTATACTGGCACTGCCTCCCTTTGTTCTGATATGGATGCTCCGTGCCGAAGCCAAAGGACGTATCACTGCGGACACACGTCTGGCTTTCCACATAGAAAGCCTTCTGATTTTTACAGGTATTCTTGCAGCCATAGGCCTTCAGCTGGGGTAA
- a CDS encoding ParB/RepB/Spo0J family partition protein, whose protein sequence is MTDSEAPSKKLRKKSGLGRGLSSLIPDIEATDNHAATSDSHQQATLPIADLQPNPFQPRRYFDPASLQELAESIRSEGILQPVLVRRVNRIYQIIAGERRVRAADLAGLDAVPVIVRELDDLRMLQVAIVENIQRNDLSPMEEARAYQQLVTEFGMTQEAVAASVGKSRSSITNFIRLLQLPDPVQQAMDQGTLSMGHGRALLGLERETLLLQAFHQVVEKKLSVRECEALVKKLLTPSQATETSSTPSLPEDYRKMAQHLSDTFGFPVRIRGNASSGRLEIPYQSTEDFDNLMHRLELLSKQSK, encoded by the coding sequence ATGACAGATTCTGAAGCACCATCCAAAAAACTCCGGAAAAAAAGCGGGCTGGGCCGTGGCCTCTCCTCTCTTATTCCGGACATAGAAGCCACAGACAATCATGCTGCAACCAGCGACTCCCACCAGCAGGCAACCCTTCCCATAGCCGACCTGCAACCCAATCCCTTCCAGCCCCGGAGGTACTTTGATCCGGCGTCGCTGCAGGAACTGGCAGAATCCATTCGATCCGAAGGTATTCTCCAGCCCGTCCTTGTTCGCCGTGTTAACAGAATCTACCAGATTATTGCCGGAGAACGCAGGGTAAGGGCAGCCGACCTGGCAGGACTGGATGCCGTGCCTGTCATTGTCCGTGAGCTGGATGATCTGCGCATGCTCCAGGTTGCCATTGTGGAAAATATTCAGCGCAATGACCTCAGCCCCATGGAAGAAGCACGGGCCTACCAGCAGCTTGTCACAGAATTTGGTATGACTCAGGAGGCCGTGGCGGCTTCCGTTGGGAAAAGCCGTTCCAGCATCACCAATTTTATCCGTCTGCTACAGCTGCCAGATCCTGTTCAACAGGCAATGGATCAAGGCACGCTATCCATGGGCCACGGTCGCGCCCTTCTCGGACTGGAACGGGAAACACTCCTGCTGCAAGCCTTCCATCAAGTCGTGGAAAAAAAACTTTCCGTTCGGGAATGTGAAGCTCTGGTCAAAAAACTCCTCACCCCTTCACAGGCAACGGAGACCAGCTCCACGCCTTCCCTTCCTGAAGATTACAGGAAGATGGCACAGCACCTGTCTGATACCTTTGGATTTCCAGTTCGTATACGGGGTAATGCCAGCTCAGGCAGGCTGGAGATTCCCTATCAGAGTACGGAAGACTTTGATAATTTAATGCACAGGCTGGAACTCCTTTCAAAACAATCGAAATAG
- a CDS encoding ParA family protein, whose protein sequence is MTQIICIANQKGGVGKTTTAINLAAALALSAKKILLVDCDPQANATTGIGLDKSSLGQTLYHALIGEARVEDLICNCEIEGLHILPSRVELIGFEVEMMGAPEREKLLYRILAPLQNRYDYILLDCPPSLSLLTLNAFTAADSVLIPLQSEFYALEGLGQLLQTVKRIKKSLNTHLRIAGILLTMFDGRTNLSTQVAEDAEQYFKDLIFKTRIPRNVRLGEAPSFGQSIFIYAPASKGAQSYMELAEELMRASS, encoded by the coding sequence ATGACACAGATCATCTGCATCGCCAACCAGAAAGGGGGAGTGGGTAAAACCACCACAGCCATTAACCTTGCTGCGGCTCTGGCCCTCTCTGCCAAAAAAATTCTTCTTGTGGACTGCGATCCCCAGGCTAATGCCACCACAGGCATCGGTCTGGACAAATCCAGCCTCGGACAGACACTTTACCATGCTCTCATTGGTGAGGCCAGAGTTGAAGATCTGATCTGCAACTGTGAAATAGAAGGCCTGCACATCCTTCCCTCAAGGGTTGAGCTCATCGGATTTGAAGTGGAAATGATGGGAGCTCCGGAGAGAGAAAAGCTTCTTTACCGCATACTGGCCCCCCTGCAGAACCGCTATGACTATATTCTGCTGGACTGCCCACCATCTCTGAGCCTGCTTACCCTGAATGCTTTTACAGCAGCGGATTCCGTACTCATCCCCCTGCAGAGCGAATTCTATGCCCTGGAAGGATTGGGGCAACTTCTGCAGACCGTCAAGCGCATTAAAAAAAGCCTTAATACCCATCTTCGTATTGCCGGTATTCTTCTCACCATGTTTGACGGAAGGACCAATCTTTCCACCCAGGTGGCCGAAGATGCCGAACAGTATTTCAAAGATCTGATTTTTAAAACCCGCATCCCTAGAAATGTCCGCCTGGGTGAAGCCCCCAGTTTCGGGCAGTCCATTTTTATTTATGCCCCCGCATCCAAGGGAGCCCAAAGTTATATGGAGCTGGCAGAAGAACTGATGCGCGCTTCCTCCTGA
- a CDS encoding M48 family metallopeptidase, producing MSLLKKAVNCVFAVLVLTVLLLSFPHPALSLTLQEEEEIAEQFVRYIQATQRLVRDPVITEYVRGVGNRILATIDNPPFPMTFNVVLDPSYNAFAGPGGHIYVHSGLILAMEREEELAGIMGHEIAHVTCRHIAELVSRSRKVGLGTLAGMAAGILAAVGGASPDAAIGLIMGSQAAGQSAILSHTRENERQADERGLTYLTDAGYGGEGLLTMLRKIRSKEWYTTDDVPTYLRTHPGTEERIAFVASWLETRNSEAVSRDNPSDNDAFQRVRNRLLGRYGEVDTATSQLRRKLQDTPDDLSLQHALALALIRQNAREEALALMEKVARSRPMDTVTIADLGRIRYHADRPESAIPLLKNVAPETDDPEVFFDLGRAYTAVGNYEAAVKTFDRVLSMAPSLIGAHYSLGEAYGRMGRDGMSHYHLGRYHQGARDFTNADFHYSRSLVLLPEGSAESDDALKRRDTVRKQHRRSSQEKR from the coding sequence ATGTCCCTTTTAAAGAAGGCTGTCAACTGCGTTTTTGCCGTCCTTGTTCTGACAGTACTCCTTTTATCTTTCCCTCATCCTGCTTTATCTCTGACCCTTCAGGAGGAAGAAGAGATTGCTGAACAGTTTGTCCGTTACATTCAGGCAACCCAGCGTCTTGTCAGGGATCCCGTTATAACGGAGTATGTCCGTGGGGTGGGAAACCGTATTCTTGCTACCATTGATAACCCTCCTTTTCCCATGACTTTCAATGTGGTTCTGGATCCAAGCTACAATGCCTTTGCCGGTCCGGGAGGACATATTTATGTCCATTCGGGCCTGATTCTGGCCATGGAGCGGGAGGAGGAGCTGGCCGGTATTATGGGGCATGAAATTGCCCATGTGACATGTCGCCATATTGCTGAGCTGGTCAGCCGATCCAGAAAAGTGGGCTTGGGAACCCTTGCGGGTATGGCTGCAGGTATCCTTGCAGCCGTGGGTGGTGCCAGTCCGGATGCTGCCATCGGCCTTATCATGGGCAGCCAGGCTGCGGGTCAGTCGGCCATCCTGTCCCATACCCGTGAGAATGAACGTCAGGCGGATGAGCGAGGCCTAACGTATCTTACAGATGCAGGCTACGGAGGGGAAGGACTTTTGACCATGCTCCGTAAAATCAGGAGCAAAGAGTGGTACACCACAGATGATGTGCCAACCTACCTGAGAACCCACCCCGGAACAGAAGAACGTATAGCTTTTGTGGCGTCCTGGTTGGAAACCCGCAACAGTGAAGCCGTTTCCAGAGATAACCCCTCGGATAATGATGCGTTCCAACGTGTGCGAAACCGGCTTCTTGGGCGTTACGGGGAAGTGGATACGGCCACCTCCCAGCTACGGCGTAAACTGCAGGATACACCGGATGATCTGTCTCTGCAGCATGCTCTGGCCCTGGCCCTGATTCGCCAGAATGCCAGAGAGGAAGCCCTGGCCCTGATGGAAAAAGTTGCCCGGTCAAGGCCCATGGATACGGTGACCATCGCAGACCTGGGCCGGATCCGATATCATGCAGACCGTCCTGAATCCGCCATTCCTCTTTTGAAAAATGTGGCTCCCGAAACAGATGACCCGGAGGTTTTTTTTGATCTTGGGCGGGCCTATACGGCTGTCGGTAATTATGAAGCGGCCGTTAAAACCTTTGACAGGGTGCTGTCCATGGCCCCATCTCTCATCGGGGCTCACTATAGCCTCGGAGAAGCCTACGGCCGCATGGGCAGGGACGGAATGTCCCACTATCATCTTGGGCGTTATCACCAGGGCGCAAGGGATTTTACCAATGCAGACTTTCATTATTCCCGGAGTCTGGTCCTCCTTCCGGAAGGCTCTGCCGAAAGCGATGATGCTTTAAAGCGCAGGGACACGGTGCGCAAACAGCATCGGAGGTCTTCTCAGGAAAAGCGGTAA
- the fusA gene encoding elongation factor G, whose amino-acid sequence MTPIKLSQIRNIGIMAHIDAGKTTVTERILYYTGRSHKLGEVHDGEAVMDWMPDEQERGITITSAVTTCDWKNSRIQVIDTPGHVDFTIEVERSLRVLDGAIGVFCAVGGVQPQSETVWRQADRYHVPKIAFINKMDRIGANFQGVVQQIREKLGANPVPVALPMGSEDRFVGMIDLIRMKALVWDDESPGANYSEGDIPEDMMEEVRTAREKLLESVAETDDTLMEKYLSEETFSEEEIMESLRRATIDLTMVPVLCGSALKNKGIQPLLDAIQAFLPSPADVPPVEGVIPGTEDKVHFPPKSAEPLSALIFKVAMPEGRKLVYARIYSGKLKEGDEVFNPTLNRKERVSRILLMHANKKQRIPDAGPGSLVGLVGLKDSATGDTLCSPAHPVMLERIDIYEPVISLAIEPKTHADQEKLEQVTAKLLDEDPTLRMKQDPDTGQTILSGMGELHLEVIVSRMSREFNTQVNVGRPQVVHRETLAADSKGEAVFDREITGIRHYGRIVLMLRPLQRGTGIRISSRLSEGLLRRELMAAAEKGIREAFGAGPMMGYPTTDLEAVLLEAEVREGCDTELAFTVSASMACRQAMVQGQGLLLEPIMNVEIFVPEDHMGEVIGDINSRGGKIEGITPKSGIQEIQAIVPLKKMFGYATDLRSATQGRGNYTMVFSHFDAP is encoded by the coding sequence ATGACTCCGATAAAACTTTCCCAGATACGTAACATTGGCATCATGGCCCACATTGATGCAGGTAAAACCACGGTTACCGAACGCATTCTTTACTACACAGGACGCTCCCACAAACTGGGTGAGGTTCACGACGGAGAAGCCGTCATGGACTGGATGCCTGACGAGCAGGAAAGAGGCATCACCATCACCAGTGCCGTCACAACCTGCGACTGGAAAAACAGCCGGATTCAGGTGATTGATACTCCGGGACATGTGGACTTTACCATTGAGGTGGAACGTTCCTTACGGGTGCTTGACGGTGCCATCGGCGTGTTCTGTGCCGTGGGAGGCGTTCAGCCCCAAAGCGAAACGGTATGGCGTCAGGCCGACCGTTACCATGTACCCAAAATTGCCTTTATCAACAAAATGGACCGTATCGGAGCCAATTTTCAGGGAGTTGTTCAGCAGATCCGGGAAAAACTGGGCGCTAACCCCGTGCCCGTTGCCCTTCCCATGGGTTCGGAAGACCGCTTTGTCGGCATGATTGATCTCATCCGCATGAAAGCACTTGTATGGGATGACGAAAGCCCCGGGGCAAACTACAGCGAAGGCGACATTCCTGAGGATATGATGGAAGAGGTCCGCACAGCCAGGGAAAAACTGCTGGAATCCGTGGCTGAAACCGATGATACCCTCATGGAAAAATACCTGTCTGAAGAAACTTTTTCCGAGGAAGAAATTATGGAAAGCCTGCGCAGGGCCACCATCGACCTTACAATGGTTCCCGTTCTCTGCGGATCAGCGCTGAAAAACAAAGGGATTCAGCCGCTTCTGGATGCCATTCAGGCATTCCTGCCCAGCCCGGCGGATGTTCCTCCCGTTGAAGGTGTCATTCCCGGAACAGAAGACAAGGTTCATTTTCCTCCAAAATCCGCTGAACCCCTTTCCGCACTTATCTTCAAGGTAGCCATGCCTGAAGGACGCAAGCTGGTCTACGCAAGAATCTACTCGGGAAAACTCAAAGAGGGAGACGAGGTTTTCAACCCCACCCTCAACCGCAAGGAAAGGGTTTCCCGTATCCTGCTCATGCATGCCAACAAAAAACAACGCATTCCCGATGCGGGACCCGGCAGCCTTGTCGGACTCGTAGGCCTCAAAGACTCCGCCACGGGCGACACTCTCTGCTCCCCTGCCCATCCTGTTATGCTGGAGCGCATCGACATTTATGAACCTGTCATATCCCTTGCCATCGAGCCCAAGACCCATGCCGATCAGGAAAAGCTGGAACAGGTCACGGCCAAGCTGCTGGATGAAGATCCCACCCTTCGCATGAAACAGGATCCGGATACGGGCCAGACCATTCTTTCGGGCATGGGAGAACTTCATCTAGAGGTAATTGTCAGCCGAATGTCCCGGGAATTCAATACCCAGGTCAACGTGGGCCGCCCTCAGGTGGTTCACAGGGAAACCCTCGCCGCAGACTCCAAAGGGGAGGCTGTCTTTGATCGTGAGATTACAGGAATCCGCCACTATGGCCGCATTGTCCTCATGCTGCGCCCCCTCCAAAGGGGAACAGGTATCCGTATCTCCTCCCGCCTTAGCGAAGGTCTGCTGCGCAGGGAACTCATGGCCGCAGCGGAAAAAGGCATACGGGAAGCCTTTGGTGCCGGCCCCATGATGGGATACCCGACCACAGATCTTGAGGCCGTTCTTCTGGAAGCGGAAGTACGGGAAGGATGTGATACGGAACTGGCTTTCACCGTTTCCGCCTCCATGGCCTGTCGCCAGGCTATGGTGCAGGGACAGGGTCTCCTGCTGGAGCCCATCATGAATGTGGAAATTTTTGTTCCTGAAGATCATATGGGCGAAGTAATCGGCGACATCAACAGCAGAGGAGGCAAGATTGAAGGAATCACACCAAAATCCGGCATTCAGGAAATCCAGGCCATTGTACCCCTGAAAAAAATGTTCGGGTACGCAACGGATCTGCGATCAGCCACCCAGGGTCGTGGCAACTATACCATGGTTTTTTCCCATTTTGATGCCCCTTGA
- a CDS encoding GerMN domain-containing protein: MKLSPIPVLVIGIVLVATAFWAGIRISAPGPEPSVTGHPLPPESGRPHRESIYLYFVNPASEFLSAETREIPLAGNARERARTILEALITGPSGNGVSPIPDGTRLLALYMENDMIILDFHPDIREKHPGGSHGELHTIYALVNSLVLNVPEIRKVKILIAGQEQDTLAGHIDIRHPLTANMMIVR; the protein is encoded by the coding sequence ATGAAACTTTCCCCCATCCCTGTCCTTGTCATTGGCATTGTGCTCGTTGCCACTGCCTTCTGGGCCGGGATACGGATTTCAGCCCCCGGGCCGGAACCTTCCGTCACCGGTCATCCGCTGCCTCCGGAAAGCGGCCGGCCCCACAGGGAAAGCATTTATCTTTATTTTGTCAATCCCGCATCGGAGTTCCTTTCTGCAGAAACACGGGAAATTCCACTGGCAGGGAATGCACGGGAAAGGGCCAGGACCATACTGGAAGCACTCATAACAGGCCCATCCGGCAACGGAGTATCCCCCATACCCGATGGGACGAGGCTTCTGGCCCTCTACATGGAAAACGACATGATCATCCTCGATTTCCATCCGGACATCCGGGAAAAGCATCCTGGTGGAAGCCACGGAGAACTGCACACAATTTATGCACTGGTCAATTCACTTGTACTGAACGTACCGGAAATCCGAAAGGTGAAAATTCTCATCGCCGGCCAGGAACAGGACACACTGGCCGGGCATATCGATATCCGGCATCCTCTTACCGCTAATATGATGATTGTACGATGA
- the panP gene encoding pyridoxal-dependent aspartate 1-decarboxylase PanP, which translates to MRQGLGFEAPSVRNGEWEQMLRLFIQPDTEADRAKLVGYMEQILFGLQEFLHKHVGVTEEIGLKELALGYMDSSICFDPEKKLPEVISDIIDRIAPQAVNVSSPYFVGHMTSAIPFFMVLFKAIVAALNQNVVKLETSKVVSIVERQVVARLHRLVYGMDASFYEKHVQSTDATLGTFTEGGTAANLTALWVARNTLLAPKEGFEGVEAEGLASAYRAYDIDRCVILVSRRGHYSLRKAVGVLGLGNKSLVTIDVDGENRICLPALRRKIAEYSADPKIRILAVVGIAGATETGTVDPLRKMGEICREAGIHFHVDAAWGGPTLMSDRYRHLLDGIELADSVTIDGHKQFYMPMTCGMVYFRNPFHLDTISYHANYIIRRGSVDLGIKTLSGTREANSLVLDSALKVMGRKGYGMLIDHGIDLARKFAEEIRKRENFQLVTVPELNILTYRFCPTHLKEALLRSSGSERSELNEKINDINITIQRVQREAGRSFVSRTSIDKGVPGGGETVVLRAVLMNPLTTLGILNDILDEQEVIYRDNYREMDIRVQGL; encoded by the coding sequence ATGCGACAGGGATTGGGCTTTGAAGCACCTTCCGTAAGGAACGGTGAATGGGAGCAGATGCTCAGGCTGTTTATTCAGCCGGACACCGAGGCTGACCGGGCGAAGCTGGTCGGCTATATGGAGCAGATTTTATTCGGACTGCAGGAGTTTCTGCATAAGCACGTGGGGGTTACCGAGGAAATAGGTCTGAAAGAGCTGGCTCTGGGATACATGGACAGCAGCATTTGTTTTGATCCGGAAAAAAAGCTGCCGGAAGTGATATCGGACATCATAGATCGTATAGCACCTCAGGCTGTCAATGTCTCTTCTCCCTATTTTGTGGGTCACATGACATCGGCTATTCCTTTTTTTATGGTGCTTTTTAAGGCTATTGTGGCAGCTCTGAACCAGAATGTGGTGAAGCTGGAAACCTCCAAGGTTGTTTCCATTGTGGAACGGCAGGTGGTGGCGAGGTTGCATCGTCTGGTTTATGGGATGGACGCCTCCTTTTACGAAAAGCATGTCCAGAGTACGGATGCAACCCTCGGAACGTTCACGGAAGGGGGGACGGCTGCCAATCTTACGGCTCTGTGGGTGGCCAGAAATACACTTCTGGCTCCGAAAGAAGGTTTTGAAGGTGTTGAGGCGGAGGGGCTGGCATCGGCTTACAGAGCCTACGATATTGATCGGTGCGTGATTCTGGTATCCCGCAGGGGCCATTATTCCCTTCGGAAAGCCGTGGGTGTACTGGGTCTTGGGAATAAAAGTCTTGTAACCATAGACGTTGACGGAGAAAACCGTATATGTCTTCCGGCTTTACGCAGAAAGATAGCGGAATACAGTGCGGATCCTAAAATCCGCATTCTTGCGGTGGTGGGGATTGCCGGTGCTACAGAAACCGGCACGGTGGATCCTTTGCGTAAAATGGGAGAGATCTGCAGGGAGGCGGGCATACACTTTCATGTGGATGCCGCCTGGGGCGGGCCCACCCTGATGAGTGACCGGTACCGTCATCTTCTGGATGGTATTGAACTGGCCGATTCTGTCACCATAGATGGACATAAGCAGTTTTATATGCCCATGACCTGCGGTATGGTGTACTTCAGGAACCCTTTTCATCTGGATACTATCAGTTACCATGCCAATTATATTATCCGCAGGGGTTCCGTGGATCTTGGTATCAAGACCCTGTCCGGTACCCGGGAAGCCAATTCTCTGGTCCTGGATTCTGCTCTCAAAGTGATGGGGCGCAAGGGCTATGGCATGCTGATTGACCATGGCATTGATCTGGCCAGAAAATTTGCGGAAGAAATACGCAAGAGGGAGAACTTCCAGCTTGTTACAGTCCCGGAGTTGAATATTCTGACCTATCGTTTCTGCCCGACTCACCTTAAGGAGGCGCTGTTGCGCTCTTCCGGTTCAGAGCGCAGCGAACTAAATGAAAAAATAAACGATATCAACATTACCATTCAGAGGGTACAGCGGGAGGCAGGCAGGAGCTTTGTTTCAAGGACTTCCATTGATAAGGGAGTGCCCGGTGGCGGGGAAACGGTTGTGCTGCGTGCGGTACTCATGAATCCCCTGACTACTCTGGGCATTTTGAACGATATTCTGGATGAGCAGGAAGTCATCTATCGGGATAACTATCGGGAAATGGATATCCGGGTACAGGGTCTGTGA